Proteins encoded together in one Alteribacter keqinensis window:
- a CDS encoding Gfo/Idh/MocA family protein, protein MNKVRLGVIGIGMMGTVYAKMLLNKEIKGAELTAVTDQKEEKRQWAKDAFGEDIDVFDSPESLMKSRKVDGVIIATPHFEHAELAVKAFKMDLHVLCEKPAGVYTKQVREMNEAAAKTKAVFSIMYNQRTNPVYRKVRELVSAGELGEIKRTIWIIDWYRSQSYHDMGSWRGTWAGEGGGVLLNQDPHQLDLWQWITSLTPVRIRAFCGFGKHYNIEVEDEVTAYTEFNNGATGLFVTSTGIAPETNRLEIYADKGKLVVENNQITFYRNRIPERQFNREWRGGFGTPENWKCDIPVHGNESGHKGIIENWVEAILFGIALIAPGVEGINGLMLSNAMHLSEWTDDWVTLPVDEELYLKNLRERMETSVYKKN, encoded by the coding sequence ATGAATAAGGTTCGTTTAGGGGTTATCGGGATTGGGATGATGGGGACAGTCTATGCAAAAATGCTTTTAAACAAAGAAATAAAAGGAGCAGAACTGACTGCTGTTACCGATCAAAAAGAAGAAAAGCGTCAGTGGGCAAAGGACGCCTTTGGTGAAGATATTGATGTATTCGACAGCCCGGAATCGCTGATGAAAAGCAGGAAAGTTGATGGGGTAATTATAGCCACACCTCATTTTGAACATGCCGAACTGGCTGTAAAAGCCTTTAAAATGGACCTGCATGTTCTTTGTGAAAAACCAGCAGGCGTCTATACTAAACAAGTGAGAGAGATGAATGAGGCAGCTGCAAAGACCAAAGCTGTGTTTTCAATCATGTATAACCAGCGGACAAATCCTGTTTACAGGAAAGTAAGAGAATTAGTGTCAGCAGGAGAGCTTGGAGAGATTAAGCGGACAATTTGGATCATTGACTGGTACCGCTCGCAAAGCTATCACGATATGGGTTCATGGAGAGGGACGTGGGCCGGAGAAGGGGGAGGGGTACTGCTCAATCAGGATCCTCATCAGCTGGATTTATGGCAGTGGATAACTTCATTGACGCCTGTGAGGATAAGGGCTTTTTGCGGTTTTGGTAAGCACTATAATATTGAGGTCGAGGATGAGGTAACGGCTTATACTGAGTTTAATAACGGTGCAACAGGACTTTTTGTGACCTCCACCGGAATAGCACCGGAGACCAACCGGCTCGAAATTTATGCTGACAAAGGGAAACTGGTAGTAGAAAACAACCAGATTACGTTCTATCGAAACAGAATTCCGGAAAGACAGTTTAACAGAGAGTGGCGGGGCGGCTTTGGTACCCCGGAAAACTGGAAATGTGACATACCTGTCCACGGAAATGAAAGCGGTCACAAAGGGATTATCGAAAACTGGGTAGAGGCCATTCTGTTTGGCATAGCGCTTATAGCACCGGGGGTAGAAGGCATAAACGGATTAATGCTCTCAAATGCTATGCATTTATCTGAATGGACAGACGATTGGGTCACACTTCCAGTCGATGAAGAACTGTACTTAAAAAACCTCCGGGAAAGAATGGAAACGTCTGTTTACAAAAAGAATTGA
- a CDS encoding sugar phosphate isomerase/epimerase family protein produces the protein MKQNLAAQLFTVRDLLREDYPGVLRELKDMGWPGVQISGLFDYSKEEIAAVLNETGLKTAGLHAGIDRLRNDLQSVVEEADTFQTKDIICPYVPEDLRHEEGYRKLKEDLNAIAGKLEKDGYRISYHNHDFEAQTQVNGKNALDFLLDPGEGNKILAEIDVYWVKKSGLDPLEYVKQFKDRMPIVHLKDMADNTEQSFTEIGNGIIDFAPILRWGEQNGIEWFAVEQDTCPGNPLESLAVSLNNLNRIIDGL, from the coding sequence ATGAAACAAAATCTGGCTGCACAATTGTTTACGGTGAGAGACCTGCTGAGAGAAGACTATCCCGGAGTGTTACGGGAACTAAAAGATATGGGGTGGCCCGGTGTACAAATTAGCGGGCTCTTTGACTATTCTAAAGAAGAGATTGCTGCAGTCCTGAATGAAACAGGATTAAAAACTGCAGGTCTCCACGCAGGAATTGACCGGCTCAGAAACGATTTACAATCTGTTGTAGAAGAAGCAGATACCTTTCAGACAAAGGATATTATCTGTCCATATGTTCCTGAAGATTTACGACATGAAGAGGGTTACAGGAAATTAAAAGAAGATTTGAATGCAATCGCAGGTAAACTGGAAAAAGACGGATATCGTATCAGTTACCATAACCATGACTTTGAAGCACAGACACAGGTTAACGGGAAGAATGCACTTGATTTTCTGCTTGATCCGGGTGAAGGTAATAAAATCCTGGCGGAAATCGATGTGTACTGGGTAAAAAAGAGTGGGCTTGATCCGCTGGAATATGTAAAGCAATTCAAGGATCGAATGCCTATAGTCCACCTTAAAGATATGGCAGACAATACAGAGCAGTCATTCACCGAGATAGGAAACGGTATTATTGATTTTGCTCCAATTCTTCGGTGGGGAGAGCAAAATGGAATTGAATGGTTTGCTGTGGAGCAGGATACCTGTCCAGGAAACCCGTTGGAAAGTCTGGCGGTCAGCTTAAATAATCTTAATCGTATCATCGATGGTTTATAA
- a CDS encoding formylglycine-generating enzyme family protein — MNKKSCCAASRTGRAGSRSSETNISHKTGMRHTEHLIRLDGGEFMMGTDEDGRYPGDGEGPSRLVRIRPFAIDRYAVTNAHFQEFIEEASYVTDAERYGWSFVFHMLVSEEVKERVINSVAQTPWWLVVNGAKWDCPEGPDSTISNRMDHPVIHVSWNDAIAYCNWSGKRLPTEAEWEYAAKGGLTDSMYPWGNQLLVEGEHHCNIWQGDFPSVNTGEDGFVSTAPVNAFFPNGYGLYNTVGNVWEWCGDWFTKKHKKKPVHENPKGPVRGSSKVMKGGSYLCHDSYCNRYRVAARTSNTPDSSTGNIGFRCAVDLE, encoded by the coding sequence GTGAACAAAAAGTCGTGCTGTGCAGCCTCAAGAACAGGCAGAGCAGGGAGTAGAAGCAGTGAAACAAACATCAGTCATAAAACCGGTATGAGACATACAGAGCATCTTATCAGGCTGGATGGCGGAGAGTTTATGATGGGGACAGACGAAGATGGAAGGTATCCGGGAGACGGAGAAGGTCCTTCAAGGCTGGTCCGTATCAGACCTTTTGCCATCGACAGATATGCAGTTACAAATGCACATTTCCAGGAGTTTATTGAGGAAGCGTCATACGTTACGGATGCGGAGCGTTATGGCTGGTCGTTTGTTTTTCACATGCTTGTATCTGAAGAAGTTAAAGAAAGGGTTATCAACAGTGTTGCACAAACCCCTTGGTGGTTAGTCGTAAACGGGGCGAAATGGGATTGCCCGGAAGGACCGGATTCCACCATTTCCAATCGTATGGATCACCCCGTCATCCATGTTTCCTGGAACGATGCCATCGCATACTGTAACTGGTCAGGCAAGCGGCTTCCTACAGAAGCAGAATGGGAGTATGCTGCAAAAGGAGGTTTGACAGATTCCATGTATCCATGGGGGAATCAACTTCTTGTTGAAGGCGAGCACCATTGTAACATTTGGCAGGGGGATTTTCCTTCCGTGAATACTGGTGAGGACGGGTTTGTGTCCACTGCTCCCGTAAACGCTTTTTTCCCTAATGGATACGGGCTTTACAATACGGTTGGAAACGTATGGGAATGGTGCGGTGACTGGTTTACCAAAAAGCATAAAAAAAAGCCCGTTCATGAAAATCCAAAGGGCCCGGTAAGAGGCTCTTCAAAAGTTATGAAAGGTGGTTCCTACCTTTGCCATGATTCTTACTGTAACCGGTACCGGGTTGCTGCAAGAACCTCAAATACCCCGGATAGTTCAACAGGCAATATCGGTTTTCGATGTGCCGTTGATCTGGAATAG